A genomic region of Nymphaea colorata isolate Beijing-Zhang1983 chromosome 2, ASM883128v2, whole genome shotgun sequence contains the following coding sequences:
- the LOC116249216 gene encoding uncharacterized protein At5g39570-like, with product MHSAEADDFDEYDPTPYDGGYDLARTFGRPLPPDEEICYPIESPSSSSYDGSYSTFKYGSSTSPSPYQSDTTGDQGSHYQTSQYQSTDDPYSGGRKPSGYGEGQGSGYGGYRPKPDPSYGEDHGSGYGGHRPKPKPSYGEEEGSDSGGYRPRPEPAYGFQPAAEEGYGEYGRRPKPQPAYGYGKETNQEEGYGDYGRPKPQPAYGFQPESGFGGRVEHEGYGYEAPPPRPSYGFEQQEQGFGYGRPERSEFGSEQGGRRPPPRSHEEEEGVGRYGGGEFGYGRSEERPSYHRADQDEEGYNRPKYGHNDDDDGEKKRHHHHHRRHDYE from the exons ATGCATTCCGCGGAGGCCGACGATTTCGATGAGTACGATCCGACCCCATACGACGGTGGCTACGATCTAGCCCGTACCTTCGGCCGTCCTCTCCCTCCCGACGAGGAGATCTGCTACCCGATCGAATCCCCCTCGTCCTCTTCGTATGACGGTTCTTATTCCACCTTCAAGTACGGATCCTCAACTTCTCCGTCGCCCTATCAGTCTGATACTACAGGCGATCAGGGGTCTCATTACCAGACGTCCCAGTACCAATCCACGGACGATCCCTATTCCGGTGGCAGGAAGCCTTCTGGCTATGGGGAAGGTCAAGGATCTGGTTACGGAGGCTATCGTCCGAAACCGGATCCTTCTTATGGTGAGGACCACGGATCTGGTTATGGCGGACATCGTCCGAAGCCCAAGCCTTCGTACGGTGAGGAGGAGGGATCTGATTCGGGTGGGTACCGCCCGAGGCCGGAGCCCGCCTACGGCTTCCAACCTGCCGCTGAAGAGGGTTATGGTGAATATGGCCGGCGACCCAAGCCCCAGCCAGCTTATGGTTATGGCAAAGAAACGAACCAAGAGGAAGGGTATGGGGACTATGGACGGCCAAAGCCTCAGCCGGCGTACGGTTTCCAACCGGAGTCCGGCTTCGGCGGGAGAGTGGAGCACGAGGGCTATGGATATGAAGCGCCTCCGCCACGTCCGTCTTACGGCTTCGAGCAACAGGAACAAGGATTTGGTTACGGAAGGCCGGAGAGGAGCGAGTTTGGTTCAGAGCAAGGCGGACGCCGGCCACCGCCTAGATCCcatgaggaagaggaaggagtaGGAAGatatggtggtggtgagttcgGATACGGTAGGAGCGAGGAGAGGCCTTCTTACCATCGTGCTGATCAAGATGAAGAAGGGTACAACCGCCCCAAATAT GGACACAATGATGACGATGATGGTGAAAAGAAGCGCCATCACCACCATCACCGCAGGCATGACTACGAGTGA
- the LOC116246860 gene encoding signal peptide peptidase-like 2 isoform X1 — MALLLRRFCSLFPHHHRHEHHLVNPSLGSFLLLLLFFSPRLALADDQATPNSPGCSNKFKMVKVNYWVDGKEGTSAEGVNAQFGSPLPSRESDAMKMKVALANPFTCCGNMSSKLSGLLALARRGDCAFTTKGNVAQAVGAAALLVMNDDEDLFKMSCTSNDTSINITIPIVMIPKSAGDAIRQPLVAGQAVEILMYAPSRPVIDFSQFCLWMMSVGTVFCASLWSEFVAREQTSESYDQLTRKESLSSVATTKDDTEEEALDISVKGAVIFILSASAFLLVLFFFMSAWFVWLLYIMFCIGGSQGMRACLVGIISRFFGGSQKKKVSLPLCGEVSVLSLVIFPFCAAFAIFWVVNRHASYAWIGQDILGISLMITVLQTARLPNIKVELFQYTFCSSFVACYNYFHTCRYIVCIHICYTYIFTYISCLFQVAAALLCCAFVYDIFWVFISPLLFHQSVMIAVARGDKSGGESIPMVLRIPRFFDPWGGYNLVGFGDVLFPGLLVSFAFRFDRMKKKGILNGYFLYLIIGYGVGLFLTYLGLYLMDGHGQPALLYLVPCTLGVSVVLGLVRKELKDLWSHGESQTTGSVPGA, encoded by the exons ATGGCGCTACTCCTCCGGCGTTTCTGCTCCCTTTTCcctcatcatcatcgtcatgaACATCATCTAGTGAATCCGTCTCTGGGATCGTTCCTGCTCCTCCTGCTCTTCTTCTCCCCGCGCCTTGCCCTCGCCGACGACCAGGCCACCCCTAATTCTCCAGGTTGCAGTAACAAGTTTAAAATG GTTAAGGTGAACTATTGGGTCGATGGTAAGGAAGGCACAAGTGCAGAAGGAGTTAACGCGCAGTTTGGTTCTCCCTTACCAAGTCGCGAGAGTGACGCCATGAAAATGAAGGTTGCTTTGGCAAATCCATTTACTTGCTGTGGCAATATGTCCTCAAAG TTATCTGGTTTGCTAGCCTTGGCCAGACGAGGGGATTGTGCCTTCACAACCAAAGGAAACGTTGCACAGGCTGTAGGTGCAGCAGCATTACTTGTGATGAATGATGATGAAG ATCTTTTTAAAATGTCTTGCACTTCAAATGATACTTCCATTAACATTACCATCCCGATTGTGATGATTCCAAAGTCAGCAGGGGATGCAATCCGACAACCTTTGGTTGCTGGACAGGCAG TGGAAATTCTAATGTATGCCCCCAGTCGACCGGTGATTGACTTCTCACAATTTTGTTTGTGGATGATGTCTGTTGGCACTGTATTCTGTGCTTCTTTATGGTCTGAATTTGTTGCACGTGAACAAACTAGTGAAAGTTATGATCAGCTGACGAGGAAG gaAAGCCTTAGTTCTGTTGCAACTACAAAAGATGACACTGAGGAAGAGGCTCTTGATATCAGTGTGAAAGGAGCTGTCATTTTCATTCTATCAGCATCTGCTTTTCTGTTGGtgttattcttttttatgtcGGCATGGTTTGTTTGGCTACTTTATATTATGTTCTGCATTGGTGGCAGTCAG GGGATGCGTGCATGTCTAGTGGGAATAATTTCAAG GTTTTTTGGAGGTTCTCAGAAGAAGAAAGTCAGTCTTCCTCTATGTGGTGAAGTGTCAGTTTTATCTCTtgttatttttccattttgtgcAGCATTTGCTATATTTTGGGTTGTAAATCGGCATGCATCATATGCCTGGATTGGACAAGACATTCTA GGTATTTCTCTGATGATAACTGTTCTACAAACAGCCCGCTTGCCAAATATCAAGGTAGAACTTTTCCAATACACTTTTTGTAGTTCTTTTGTTGCTTGTTACAACTATTTTCACACATGTAGGTACAttgtatgcatacatatatgctatacttatatttttacatatataagTTGTCTTTTCCAGGTTGCCGCGGCACTCTTATGCTGTGCTTTTGTATATGATATCTTCTGGGTCTTCATATCACCACTTTTGTTCCACCAAAGTGTAATGATTGCA GTTGCACGAGGTGATAAAAGTGGTGGTGAAAGTATTCCTATGGTATTGAGAATTCCACGATTTTTTGACCCTTGGGGTGGTTATAATCTCGTTGGCTTCGGAGATGTTTTGTTCCCCGGGCTTCTTGTTTCATTTGCTTTCAG ATTTGatagaatgaagaagaagggtATATTAAATGGTTACTTTCTTTACTTAATCATTGGCTACGGAGTTG GACTTTTCCTCACATATCTGGGTCTATATTTAATGGATGGTCACGGCCAACCTGCTCTCCTATATCTCGTTCCCTGCACATTAG GTGTCTCTGTTGTACTAGGCTTGGTGCGCAAAGAACTGAAAGATTTGTGGAGCCACGGGGAGTCTCAAACAACTGGTTCTGTACCAGGAGCTTGA
- the LOC116246860 gene encoding signal peptide peptidase-like 2 isoform X2, with protein sequence MALLLRRFCSLFPHHHRHEHHLVNPSLGSFLLLLLFFSPRLALADDQATPNSPGCSNKFKMVKVNYWVDGKEGTSAEGVNAQFGSPLPSRESDAMKMKVALANPFTCCGNMSSKLSGLLALARRGDCAFTTKGNVAQAVGAAALLVMNDDEDLFKMSCTSNDTSINITIPIVMIPKSAGDAIRQPLVAGQAVEILMYAPSRPVIDFSQFCLWMMSVGTVFCASLWSEFVAREQTSESYDQLTRKESLSSVATTKDDTEEEALDISVKGAVIFILSASAFLLVLFFFMSAWFVWLLYIMFCIGGSQGMRACLVGIISRFFGGSQKKKVSLPLCGEVSVLSLVIFPFCAAFAIFWVVNRHASYAWIGQDILGISLMITVLQTARLPNIKVAAALLCCAFVYDIFWVFISPLLFHQSVMIAVARGDKSGGESIPMVLRIPRFFDPWGGYNLVGFGDVLFPGLLVSFAFRFDRMKKKGILNGYFLYLIIGYGVGLFLTYLGLYLMDGHGQPALLYLVPCTLGVSVVLGLVRKELKDLWSHGESQTTGSVPGA encoded by the exons ATGGCGCTACTCCTCCGGCGTTTCTGCTCCCTTTTCcctcatcatcatcgtcatgaACATCATCTAGTGAATCCGTCTCTGGGATCGTTCCTGCTCCTCCTGCTCTTCTTCTCCCCGCGCCTTGCCCTCGCCGACGACCAGGCCACCCCTAATTCTCCAGGTTGCAGTAACAAGTTTAAAATG GTTAAGGTGAACTATTGGGTCGATGGTAAGGAAGGCACAAGTGCAGAAGGAGTTAACGCGCAGTTTGGTTCTCCCTTACCAAGTCGCGAGAGTGACGCCATGAAAATGAAGGTTGCTTTGGCAAATCCATTTACTTGCTGTGGCAATATGTCCTCAAAG TTATCTGGTTTGCTAGCCTTGGCCAGACGAGGGGATTGTGCCTTCACAACCAAAGGAAACGTTGCACAGGCTGTAGGTGCAGCAGCATTACTTGTGATGAATGATGATGAAG ATCTTTTTAAAATGTCTTGCACTTCAAATGATACTTCCATTAACATTACCATCCCGATTGTGATGATTCCAAAGTCAGCAGGGGATGCAATCCGACAACCTTTGGTTGCTGGACAGGCAG TGGAAATTCTAATGTATGCCCCCAGTCGACCGGTGATTGACTTCTCACAATTTTGTTTGTGGATGATGTCTGTTGGCACTGTATTCTGTGCTTCTTTATGGTCTGAATTTGTTGCACGTGAACAAACTAGTGAAAGTTATGATCAGCTGACGAGGAAG gaAAGCCTTAGTTCTGTTGCAACTACAAAAGATGACACTGAGGAAGAGGCTCTTGATATCAGTGTGAAAGGAGCTGTCATTTTCATTCTATCAGCATCTGCTTTTCTGTTGGtgttattcttttttatgtcGGCATGGTTTGTTTGGCTACTTTATATTATGTTCTGCATTGGTGGCAGTCAG GGGATGCGTGCATGTCTAGTGGGAATAATTTCAAG GTTTTTTGGAGGTTCTCAGAAGAAGAAAGTCAGTCTTCCTCTATGTGGTGAAGTGTCAGTTTTATCTCTtgttatttttccattttgtgcAGCATTTGCTATATTTTGGGTTGTAAATCGGCATGCATCATATGCCTGGATTGGACAAGACATTCTA GGTATTTCTCTGATGATAACTGTTCTACAAACAGCCCGCTTGCCAAATATCAAG GTTGCCGCGGCACTCTTATGCTGTGCTTTTGTATATGATATCTTCTGGGTCTTCATATCACCACTTTTGTTCCACCAAAGTGTAATGATTGCA GTTGCACGAGGTGATAAAAGTGGTGGTGAAAGTATTCCTATGGTATTGAGAATTCCACGATTTTTTGACCCTTGGGGTGGTTATAATCTCGTTGGCTTCGGAGATGTTTTGTTCCCCGGGCTTCTTGTTTCATTTGCTTTCAG ATTTGatagaatgaagaagaagggtATATTAAATGGTTACTTTCTTTACTTAATCATTGGCTACGGAGTTG GACTTTTCCTCACATATCTGGGTCTATATTTAATGGATGGTCACGGCCAACCTGCTCTCCTATATCTCGTTCCCTGCACATTAG GTGTCTCTGTTGTACTAGGCTTGGTGCGCAAAGAACTGAAAGATTTGTGGAGCCACGGGGAGTCTCAAACAACTGGTTCTGTACCAGGAGCTTGA
- the LOC116248342 gene encoding U-box domain-containing protein 9-like: MGRSERMDGAGAGASPSRKAPELKRELLRLVRAIPEDGGEERRVGEVFDRIERTVRALRGLKHRRTLSQKLDAAGVPEQFLCPISSELMKDPVILATGQTYDRAYIQAWLNAGHRTCPRTQQVLSHVILTPNYLVRNMIQQWCESQGIELPAPQNGTGDIYQEGITEGERIHLDSLLERMAFPSIEQQKQAAKELRLLTKRMPSFRALLGETPDAIPLLLSLLSRADSDHHPEVQEDVVTTILNLSIHDENKKIVTDTPEAIPLLIKALKKGSMETRSNSAATLFTLSALDANKVKIGEAGAISPLVELLDQGSSMAKKDAAAAIFNLCIMHDNRARAVRDGAVRVLLKTIMDESAGLVDESLAILAILSSNQQALEEIGRNGGTRCILDIIRESTSGRNRENAVAVLHAVCWNDRTKLKEVREEEDENGSLTVLSQNGTSRARRKAASILERLRRVANTA, translated from the exons ATGGGGAGATCTGAGCGGATGGATGGCGCCGGCGCCGGCGCCTCGCCGTCCAGGAAGGCGCCAGAACTGAAGCGGGAGTTGCTGAGGCTCGTGAGGGCGATACCGGAGGATGGCGGCGAGGAGAGGAGGGTGGGGGAGGTGTTCGACCGGATTGAGCGGACGGTGCGCGCCCTGAGGGGACTGAAGCACAGGAGGACGTTGTCGCAGAAGCTGGACGCCGCGGGCGTTCCGGAGCAGTTCCTCTGCCCGATCTCCTCCGAGCTCATGAAGGACCCCGTCATCTTGGCCACCGGGCAG ACGTATGATCGGGCTTATATTCAAGCCTGGCTAAATGCAGGGCACAGGACGTGCCCTAGGACACAGCAGGTCTTATCACATGTGATCCTTACTCCAAATTACTTGGTCAGGAATATGATACAGCAATGGTGTGAAAGCCAAGGGATAGAGCTGCCAGCCCCTCAGAATGGGACAGGTGACATTTATCAAGAAGGAATTACAGAGGGAGAAAGAATCCACCTTGATTCATTACTCGAGAGAATGGCTTTCCCATCCATTGAGCAACAGAAGCAAGCAGCAAAGGAGCTCCGCCTGCTGACTAAGCGCATGCCCTCATTTCGAGCACTTCTAGGTGAGACTCCAGATGCTATCCCGCTGCTGCTGTCCCTGTTATCTCGTGCTGATTCTGATCATCATCCTGAAGTCCAAGAGGATGTGGTTACCACAATTCTCAATCTTTCTATCCATGACGAAAACAAGAAGATTGTTACAGATACACCTGAAGCCATTCCTCTGCTCATAAAAGCTCTGAAGAAAGGAAGCATGGAGACCAGAAGCAATTCTGCTGCTACCCTTTTCACATTATCAGCACTTGACGCCAATAAGGTCAAAATTGGAGAGGCTGGCGCCATTAGTCCCCTGGTTGAGCTCCTCGATCAGGGAAGCTCAATGGCAAAGAAAGATGCAGCTGCAGCAATCTTCAACTTGTGCATAATGCATGATAACAGAGCAAGGGCAGTCAGGGACGGGGCCGTTCGTGTTCTTCTCAAAACGATCATGGATGAATCAGCGGGGCTTGTGGACGAGTCCTTAGCAATCCTTGCAATACTTTCAAGCAACCAGCAGGCACTTGAGGAGATCGGTAGGAACGGAGGCACACGGTGCATTTTGGATATCATAAGGGAGAGCACATCTGGACGTAACAGGGAGAATGCAGTAGCAGTTCTTCACGCGGTGTGCTGGAATGACAGGACGAAGTTGAAGGAggtgagggaggaggaagatgaaaatggCAGCCTCACCGTTCTCTCACAGAACGGCACATCGAGGGCGCGGAGAAAAGCTGCCAGCATACTCGAGAGACTGAGGAGGGTCGCCAACACAGCATGA